The Pseudomonadota bacterium genome has a segment encoding these proteins:
- a CDS encoding glutamate--tRNA ligase: protein MSVRTRIAPSPTGAPHVGTAYVAIFNLAFARQQGGAFLLRIEDTDQTRSEAQYETMIFESLRWLGLTWNEGPDVGGPHGPYRQSERSEIYAEHAQTLITRGTAYTCFCTPERLAELREQQKATKSSFLGYDRRCRDLSPEEAARRVAAGEAHVVRLKVPVEGQLTFHDLVRGDITIGFEQIDDQVLLKADGFPTYHLANVVDDHLMGITHVMRAEEWITSTPKHVLLYEAFGWQPPGFGHLPLLRNKDKTKISKRKNPVSLKWYEEQGYLPEAMVNFLALMGFSMPDGREIFGFDDICQAFAFERINSAGPVFDLDKLAWLNGEYMRRLAADDLLARVIAFGAPVADDAYTRAIVPLVQERMKLLSDFTAIGDYFFTDTIAYDAALLVPKKREASETAQVLRRFAELFSTLPDSDFTKEGLEQAMRSLSESLGWSAKETFMPVRVAVTGKTATPPLLESIVVLGRDRAAARLRAAAEALGAGA, encoded by the coding sequence ATGTCTGTACGTACCCGCATCGCCCCCTCCCCCACCGGAGCGCCCCATGTCGGCACCGCCTATGTGGCCATCTTCAACCTCGCCTTCGCACGGCAGCAAGGCGGTGCCTTCCTGCTGCGCATCGAGGACACCGACCAGACCCGCTCAGAGGCCCAGTACGAGACCATGATCTTCGAATCGCTCCGCTGGCTGGGGCTGACCTGGAACGAGGGGCCCGACGTGGGTGGCCCGCACGGCCCCTACCGCCAGTCGGAGCGCAGCGAGATCTACGCCGAGCACGCCCAGACCCTCATCACCCGTGGAACCGCCTATACGTGCTTCTGCACCCCGGAGCGACTGGCCGAGCTGCGCGAGCAGCAGAAGGCGACCAAGAGCAGCTTCCTCGGGTATGACCGTCGCTGCCGCGACCTGTCACCCGAGGAGGCCGCACGGCGCGTCGCCGCGGGTGAGGCCCACGTGGTTCGCCTGAAGGTGCCGGTCGAGGGCCAGCTCACCTTTCACGATCTGGTGCGCGGAGACATCACCATCGGGTTCGAGCAGATCGACGATCAGGTCTTGCTCAAGGCAGATGGCTTCCCCACCTACCACCTGGCCAACGTGGTCGATGATCATCTCATGGGCATCACCCACGTCATGCGCGCCGAGGAGTGGATCACCTCAACCCCCAAGCACGTGCTGCTCTACGAGGCCTTCGGCTGGCAGCCGCCTGGCTTTGGGCATCTGCCGTTGCTGCGCAACAAGGACAAGACCAAGATCAGCAAGCGCAAGAACCCCGTCTCACTCAAGTGGTACGAAGAGCAGGGGTACCTGCCGGAAGCCATGGTGAACTTCCTCGCGCTCATGGGGTTCTCGATGCCGGACGGCCGCGAGATCTTCGGTTTCGACGACATCTGCCAGGCCTTTGCGTTCGAGCGCATCAACTCGGCCGGCCCCGTGTTCGACCTCGACAAGCTGGCCTGGCTCAACGGCGAGTACATGCGCAGGCTCGCCGCGGATGATCTCCTGGCGCGGGTCATCGCCTTCGGCGCGCCCGTGGCCGACGATGCCTACACCCGCGCCATCGTTCCCCTCGTGCAGGAGCGCATGAAGCTTCTCTCCGACTTCACGGCCATCGGCGACTACTTCTTCACCGACACCATCGCCTACGATGCCGCGCTCCTGGTGCCGAAGAAGCGCGAGGCCTCCGAGACCGCCCAGGTGCTGCGCCGCTTCGCCGAGCTCTTCTCTACCCTGCCCGATTCCGATTTCACCAAGGAAGGGCTCGAGCAGGCCATGCGCTCGCTCTCCGAGTCTTTGGGATGGAGCGCAAAAGAGACCTTCATGCCGGTGCGCGTGGCGGTGACGGGCAAGACCGCCACGCCGCCTCTTCTCGAGAGCATCGTCGTGCTGGGACGAGATCGCGCAGCCGCGCGCCTGCGCGCCGCGGCGGAGGCGCTCGGCGCAGGCGCGTGA
- a CDS encoding DNA-binding response regulator, whose product MVKSARKSRIKVLVADDQTLFRQMLVQHLDHEPDIEVVGEAQSGTDTLSKIETLTPDVVLLDIQLGDMDGLEVTEHVRARFSNTRIVLLTGFHNEAYIYRGLQAGASGYLSKDSSIDGVLDAVRRAFRGDALLDPAATTRILRKFEQHGRAEVTLSPSKSTEAQPARVKLTPREHEILMFIADGLSNQEIASRLVISEYTVKTHVSNLFRKIEVNDRVQAILYALKHRLR is encoded by the coding sequence GTGGTGAAGAGCGCCCGCAAGTCGCGCATCAAGGTGCTGGTTGCAGACGACCAGACCCTGTTCCGCCAGATGCTGGTGCAGCACCTCGACCACGAACCCGACATCGAAGTCGTGGGAGAAGCCCAGAGCGGCACTGACACGCTCTCGAAGATCGAGACCCTGACGCCTGACGTCGTGCTGCTCGACATCCAGCTCGGAGACATGGACGGCCTCGAGGTCACCGAGCACGTGCGTGCGCGGTTCTCGAACACGCGCATCGTGCTGCTCACCGGCTTCCACAACGAAGCCTACATCTATCGCGGACTGCAGGCCGGCGCCAGCGGCTACCTCTCAAAAGACTCTTCCATCGACGGCGTTCTCGATGCCGTGAGGCGCGCCTTCCGCGGAGACGCGCTTCTCGACCCCGCCGCCACAACCAGAATCCTGCGCAAGTTCGAGCAGCACGGACGCGCAGAGGTCACCTTGTCGCCGTCGAAGAGCACCGAGGCCCAGCCAGCCCGCGTCAAGCTGACCCCACGAGAGCACGAGATCCTCATGTTCATCGCCGATGGGCTGTCAAACCAGGAGATCGCGTCGCGCCTCGTGATCAGCGAATACACGGTCAAGACCCACGTGAGCAACCTGTTCCGCAAGATCGAGGTCAATGATCGGGTGCAGGCGATTCTCTACGCCCTCAAGCACCGACTTCGCTGA